From a region of the Ficedula albicollis isolate OC2 chromosome 1A, FicAlb1.5, whole genome shotgun sequence genome:
- the LOC101814452 gene encoding carboxypeptidase A1-like, translated as MRLPVLLAALVAVATCTETFVGHQVLRVLPQSDEELQKVQELQELEHLQLDFWLAPRGLGLPVDIRVPFPSLQAVKAHLEAAGLSYSIMIEDVQALLDEERMEMLRSSRQLPLNTNTFNYEAYHTIDEIYNFMDMLVAENPNLVSKLEIGRSTENRPLYVLKFSTGGTKRPAVWIDTGIHSREWVTQASGVWFAKKIVEDHANNEGVASILETMDIFLEIVTNPDGFAFTQTTNRLWRKTRSKYSGNLCVGVDPNRNWDAGFGEAGASSSSCSETYHGPYANSEPEVKSIVDFVQSHGNIKAFVSIHSYSQLLLYPYGYTYTAVPDQQELHEVSAKAVAALSSLYGTQYKYGSIITTIYRASGGTIDWTYNQGIKYSFTFELRDTGRYGFLLPAKQIVPTAEETWLALKVIMEHARDNLY; from the exons ATGAGGCTCCCCgtgctcctggctgccctggTGGCAGTGGCCACCTGCACCGAGACCTTTGTTGG GCACCAAGTGCTGCGTGTGCTCCCCCAGAGCgatgaggagctgcagaaggtgcaggagctgcaggagctggagcatctGCAG CTGGATTTCTGGCTGGCTCCCCGTGGGCTCGGGCTGCCCGTGGACATCCGTgtgcccttccccagcctgcaggcGGTCAAAGCCCAcctggaggctgctgggctCTCCTATTCCATCATGATCGAGGATGTGCAG gccctgctggaTGAGGAGAGGATGGAGATGCTCCGCAGCAGCCGCCAGCTGCCGCTCAACACCAACACCTTCAACTATGAGGCCTACCACACCATAGACGAG ATCTACAATTTCATGGACATGCTGGTGGCCGAGAACCCCAACCTGGTGAGCAAGCTGGAGATCGGCCGCTCAACCGAGAACCGTCCCCTCTACGTGCTCAAG TTCAGCACAGGGGGCACGAAGCGCCCGGCCGTGTGGATCGACACCGGGATCCACTCCCGCGAGTGGGTGACGCAGGCCAGCGGGGTCTGGTTTGCCAAGAAG ATTGTCGAGGATCACGCGAATAACGAAGGTGTGGCCTCCATCCTGGAGACCATGGACATCTTCCTGGAGATTGTCACCAACCCAGATGGCTTTGCCTTCACCCAGACCACG AACCGCCTGTGGCGCAAGACCAGGTCCAAGTACTCAGGCAACCTCTGCGTGGGAGTGGACCCCAACCGCAACTGGGACGCAGGTTTTGGAG AGGCTggagccagctccagctcctgctcggAGACGTACCACGGACCCTACGCCAACTCGGAGCCCGAGGTGAAATCCATCGTGGACTTTGTCCAGAGCCACGGCAACATCAAGGCTTTTGTGTCCATCCACAGCtactcccagctcctgctctacCCCTATGGCTACACCTACACTGCAGTGCCAGACCAGCAGGAACTG CATGAGGTTTCTGCCaaggctgtggcagctctgtcctCTCTGTATGGCACCCAGTACAAGTATGGCAGCATCATCACCACCATCT ACAGAGCTAGTGGAGGAACCATTGACTGGACCTACAACCAGGGGATTAAATATTCCTTCACCTTTGAGCTGAGGGACACGGGGCGTTACGGGTTCCTGCTGCCCGCCAAACAAATCGTTCCCACCGCTGAGGAGACCTGGCTGGCACTGAAGGTCATCATGGAGCACGCCAGGGACAACTTGtactga
- the CEP41 gene encoding centrosomal protein of 41 kDa, whose translation MSARGGFGDPQLLTRRIPSNPKYQHIKTRLDTGNSLSKYMEKLEEIKRNYRYKKDELFKRLKVTTFAQLVLQVASLSNETLEVTNEELHRLPDADAAGDNAEGTNGKGSPEGTPSPVLFLNNSGAGESHRSTLQSVISGVGELDIEKDSPKREDSQARERPYPDCPFLLLDVRDRDAYEQCHIVGAYSYPIATLSRTMNPYTNDILEYPGSHNAHGKIIIVYDNDERLASQAATTMCERGFENLFMLSGGLKVLAQKIPEGLITGTLPVSCQVPAPTGTARRKTAPRLPPTPAENKWRFSADDLQKLRHYLAEEQIPSDTASRLTRGSSGHDSRLSSVRSHPSTAGTLGSLSSRSQSRTSIQNRPWK comes from the exons ATGTCGGCTCGGGGCGGCTTCGGCGACCCTCAG CTTCTAACCCGGCGCATCCCCTCGAATCCCAAGTATCAGCATATAAAAACTCGTCTGGATACTG GAAATAGTTTGtcaaaatacatggaaaaattGGAAGAGATCAAAAGAA attACAGGTATAAAAAGGATGAGCTGTTTAAAAGGCTGAAGGTGACAACTTTTGCTCAATTG GTTCTCCAGGTCGCCTCTCTGTCCAATGAAACCTTAGAAGTGACAAAtgaggagctgcacaggctgccag ATGCTGATGCTGCAGGTGACAATGCAGAGGGGACAAATGGCAAAGGGAGCCCTGAGGGGAcacccagccctgtcctgttCCTGAACAACTCTGGAGCTGGGGAATCACACCGCTCCACCCTGCAGAG TGTGATCAGTGGGGTTGGGGAGCTGGACATTGAGAAGGATTCTCCAAAGAGAGAGGACAGCCAGGCCAGGGAGAGGCCTTACCCTGActgccccttcctgctgctggacgTGCGGGACCGCGACGCCTACGAGCAGTGCCACATCGTGGGGG cttATTCCTACCCCATTGCAACCTTATCCAGAACCATGAATCCGTACACAAATGATATTCTGGAATAT CCAGGCAGCCACAATGCCCATGGGAAAATCATCATCGTGTACGACAACGACGAGCGCCTGGCGAGCCAGGCGGCCACCACCATGTGTGAGAGGGGCTTTGAGAACCTCTTCATGCTCTCTGGGG gccTCAAGGTCCTGGCCCAGAAGATCCCAGAGGGTTTGATCACGGGCAccctgcctgtgtcctgccAGGTGCCAGCTCCCACGGGCACTGCCCGCAGGAAAACAGCTCCCAGGCTGCCACCCACCCCTGCAGAGAACAAATGGAGGTTTTCTGCTGATGATCTGCAGAAGTTAAGGCATTACCTGGCTGAGGAGCAGATTCCTTCAGACACTGCCA GCCGCCTTACCCGGGGTAGTTCAGGCCACGATTCCAGACTCTCATCAGTGAGGagccaccccagcactgctggcacccTGGGATCCCTGAGCAGCCGCTCCCAAAGCAGGACCAGCATCCAGAACAGGCCCTGGAAATAA
- the MEST gene encoding mesoderm-specific transcript homolog protein: MCGCAPRMKEWWLQVGLLGVPLLAVYLHIPTPQLSPALRSWKSSGSFFTYKDLNIFYRDSSGAVGSSDVVVLLHGFPTSSYDWSKIWEGLTQRFHRVIALDFLGFGFSDKPRPHGYSIFEQATIVEGLLRHLGLRHQRINLLSHDYGDTVAQELLHRYEHNQTGSILINSLCLSNGGIFPETHYPHFTQTLLKDGGLLSPIILRLINFFFFSGGLGAVFGPYTQPSQAEFWDMWTAVRNNDGNLVMDSVLQYINQRKKHRERWVGALMSTSVPLHLIYGPLDPVNPHPEFLQLYRKVLPMSTVSVLDDHISHYPQLEDPTGFLNAYLNFINSF; encoded by the exons ATGTGTGGCTGTGCCCCCAGGATGAAGGAGTGGTGGCTGCAGGTGGGGCTGCTGGGCGTGCCCCTCCTGGCCGTGTACCTGCACATCCCAACCCCgcagctctccccagccctgcgcTCCTGGAAATCCTCTGGCAGCTTCTTCACCTACAAGGACCTCAACATCTTCTACAGAG ACTCCAGCGGTGCCGTGGGCAGCTCTGATGTCGTGGTGCTCCTGCACGGTTTCCCAACATCCAGCTATGACTGGAGCAag ATCTGGGAAGGGCTGACCCAGCGCTTTCACCGGGTGATTGCCCTggatttcctgggatttggaTTCAGTGACAAGCCT AGGCCCCATGGCTACTCCATCTTCGAGCAGGCCACCATCGTGGAGGGGCTGCTGCGACACCTCGGGCTGCGGCACCAGAGGATCAACCTGCTGTCCCATGACTACGGGGACACGGtggcccaggagctgctgcacag gtaTGAGCACAATCAAACTGGGAGCATCCTGATCAACAGCCTCTGTTTGTCCAATGGAG GGATTTTTCCAGAAACTCACTACCCCCACTTCACCCAGACG ctcctcaaGGATGGGGGGTTGCTGTCCCCCATCATCCTGCGCCTCatcaacttctttttcttctctggagg gcttggggcagtttttgggcCCTACACACAGCCCTCCCAGGCAGAATTTTGGGATATGTGGACAGCAGTGAGGAATAACGACGGGAATCTCGTTATGGACAG TGTTTTGCAGTACATAAACCAGAGAAAGAAGCACAGAGAGCGCTGGGTTGGGGCTTTGATGTCTACCTCAGTCCCAT TGCATCTCATCTATGGGCCCCTGGACCCTGTGAATCCACACCCAGAGTTCCTCCAGCTTTACAG GAAGGTGCTTCCCATGTCCACAGTGTCTGTGCTGGATGATCACATCAGCCACTATCCCCAGCTGGAGGATCCCACAGGATTTCTGAATGCCTACCTGAACTTCATCAACTCCTTCTGA